GAGCGGGTCTTTCACGTCGATGATATAGATGCGGCTCGACCGGATGCCCGGCACGATCAGATAGCGCCGCTCAAGGAAGGCATGGCCCGTGAGGGGCGACAGCGACGATGAACAAGCGTTCCAGCCGAAGTGGTGAAATTCGTCGCCCTTGTTGGGGACAATGACTTGATGAACCATCTGCCCATAGGTCTTTGAGCCGGGTTTGAGGTCGATCACGCCGATGCCGTCTGACTGGCTGCCATCCGGGCTGAGCATCACTGTGAAGGCGTAATTCTCGACGGGGGCCTGCATCGCAAGTTTGGGCGAGGCGTGGAATGTGGGGTCCGGTCTGAGGTTCATATGAGGTCTCCCTGAAGCGTTGGAACCGCTTTTGTACGGTGGCGTATGGTTGGCCTCTGACGGGCCTTTTGGAGCGGTCGTGGCGTGGGTGTGCCAAGGCCGTTCTGGGGTCGAGCGTAGCAGAAAGCCACCAACCGCGATACGGCCCCGTGCCAGTAGGTGATTTTGGGGGTCTTGATGGGTCTTGCTGCGCGGCCTGCTTATGGGGCCCCAGACACTCGCTTACTTTGCGTATTTCCTGATCTCACCTGTCGCCAGACGGGCGGAGTAGGACGCCAGTTCTGTACGCACCAGCTTCATCAGGAAATAGAGGCGGAAGATGTTGACCACGGCCATCGCAAAGATCGCGGCATCCGAGAAGTCGATCACTGGCCCAAGGCTTGCCGCCGCACCGATCATGATGAAGACGCAGAAGATCACCTTGAAGGTCAGCTCTGAGGTTTTTCCCTCGCCGAAGATATAGGCCTAGCTTTTCAAGCGATAATAGGACCAGGCGATCATCGTGGAGAAAGCAAAGAGCACGACTGTAACCGCCAGCACATATGGGAACCAGCTGATTGAGGCCCCGAACGCAGCCGATGTGAGGGCTACGCCGCTTGTGTCGCCGACCGTGGCGATGGCGGTCTGAAGGATTTGGGAGGCGGGTCCGCCTACACGGGTTATTAATCTCGTTCAGCCTAGATGGCCCATACGCCGTTTGACTGAAAGTGAGAGCCTTATGCCATATGCATGGCGGATCCTTGTTTCTGGGCCAAACGCTTGGCCTGCGCGCAATAGCCATGCACGGGCAGGCGCGTGACAGAGCGTTCTGGCATAAGCGAATTGCGCGCGGCCCGGCGCGCCTCGCGCAGCTATTATTGGTTTGTGGGCCTCTTTAGTGTGTTCGTGAACCTTCTGATGCTCACGGGTCCGCTCTACATGCTCCAAGTCTATGACCGTGTGCTTGGCTCGCGCTCGGTTGAGACGTTGGTGGCGCTTACCGGGCTTGTGGCGTTTCTATATGGGATGATGGGTCTTTTGGATTTTGCCCGTTGGCGCGTGATGGGACGTGCCGGCGCGCGGTTTCAGACGCTATTGGACCGGCGGGTGTTCGACGCCACTCTCCGAGAGGCGGCAAGACATCCCACCGAGATAGCAGCGACCGACCTCAATGATTTGGAGGCGATCAGGCGGCTTATGACCTCTCCGGTGCTGACAGCCGGGTTCGACATCCCTTTCACGCCCATTTTTATCGCCGGGATCTGGATTTTCCATCCGTGGCTTGGGACGCTGGCCCTCATGGGGGCGGCAATTCTGATTCTGATGGCGGTCTTGAATCAAGTCATCACGCGCGGCGTCAATACTGAGGCGGGGATGGCATCCCATCAGGCTGAAATCATGGCAACTCAATACCGTTCCGAGGCCGAAACGATCGAGGCATTGGGTATGCGCGGCGCGGCCTTCGCTGCGTGGCAAACCGCGCGGGGCACCTCGCTGGACCGGCAAGTGTCTGCGGCGGATATGGCCGGCTCGTTCAGTGTCACAACGCGGGTTTTTCGGTTGTTTCTACAGTCCGCCATGCTGGGCCTCGGGGCCTATCTGGTGATCCTCGGGCATCTCACAGCGGGCGCTATGATCGCGAGCACCATCCTTCTGGGGCGGGCGCTCGCGCCAATTGAGATGGTGTTGAGCCAATGGCCACTTGCGCAGCGCGCGGGGCAGGGGTGGCGCGCGCTTGGCGGTATGCTGGCGCGGGTGCCACCCGAAAAGACGTTGACCAAATTGCCAAGGCCAGAGGCGAAACTGGTCGTGGAGCACCTGAGCGTCTGCCTGCCGGACGAAAGGATGCCCTCGCTCAAATCCGTGAGCTTTGCGGTGGAGCCGGGGCAGGCGCTCGGTGTGATCGGTGTGACGGGTGCCGGTAAATCAACGTTGGCGCGCGCGATTACCGGGTTGTGCAGTCCGATGTCAGGCACAGTGCGGCTGGGTGGGGCTACGCTTGATCAATACGGTGCGGCCACGCGCGGGCAGCACGTTGGTTATCTTCCTCAGCGGGTTCAGCTTTTTGACGGGACGGTTGCCCAGAATATTGCCCGCATGGCCGCCGTACCAGAGGATGCCAAAGTGGTGGACGCGGCGCGCAAAGCGGACGTTCATGAGATGATCCTCGGCCTGCCCGATGGCTATAACACGCGCGTCTCGGCGGTGGGCGCGCGCCTTTCGGGGGGGCAGATACAGCGCATCGGGCTTGCCCGCGCGATGTATGGCGCGCCTGTGCTTTTGGTGCTGGATGAACCGAACTCAAACCTCGACAATGAGGGCAGTGAGGCCGTAAACTCTGCGATCAAGGCGTTTAAGGGCGCAGGTGGCGCTGCGCTGATTATTGCCCATCGTCCCGCCGCGCTGAGGGAATGCGATCTTCTCCTGATGCTTGAGGACGGCGCAGTCCGCGCCTTCGGCCCGCGCGACGCGGTGATGCGTGACGTGGTCAGGAACAGCGCTCAGATTGCAGCAGTCAAACCTCGCGCGGGGGCAGCATGAGGGACGCTGCGAGATGGTCGGCGGCAAAGCCAATCCTTGTCGGGATAGCGAGCCTTGCGGCGCTTTTATTTGGTTTTGGGGCGTGGGCCACCTTGTCGAGCATCTCCGGCGCGGTTATCGCCAGCGGCCGCATCGAGGTGGATCAGAACCGGCAGATCGTGCAGCACCCGGATGGAGGTGTTGTGGCTGAAATCCTCGTGGAGGAGGGCGATACGGTGAGGGCCGGCGATGTACTGCTGCGGCTCGATATCATGCAGTTGGCCTCGCGTCTCACGATTGTCGAGAGCCAGCTTTTTGAGCTGATGGCCCGCCGCGCCCGCCTTGAGGCAGAGCGCGACGCCAGGGCTCTCCCGATCTTTGATCCGCTCCTGTCCGAAGTCGCTGCGCGGGATATGCATGTCAGAGACTTAATGGATGGCCAGATCCGCCTTCTGGCCGCCCGCGCCGAGACGATGGCGAACAGGGTGGCGCAGCTCGACAAACGCCGCGACCAGATGCGCGATCAAATCGCAGGGGTGCAGGCCCAGCAACGCGCGCTGATTGAGCAGATCACGTTGATTGAGCGTGAGTTGGCCGATCAGGAGCGGCTTCTGGAGATGGGCCTCGCCCAAGCCGCGCGTAGCCTCGCGCTGCGGCGTGAGCGCGCCCGCCTGAATGGCATTTTGGGCGATCTCAGCGCGCAAAAGGCCCAAGCCGAAGGGCGTCTCACCGAGATTGATATCGAACAGGGGCAAATTGTCTCCGCCCGTCGCGAAGAAGCGATCACGACCTTGCGCGACCTGCAATTCCGCGAGCTTGAGCTGCGCGAGCGTCGCCTCGCCCTGACCGAGCAGCTTAGCCGCCTCAACATTCGCGCCCCTGTCTCCGGCGTGATCTACGGCCTCACGGTTTTTGCGCCGCAATCTGTGTTGCGCCCTGCCGATCCGGTGCTCTACATCGTGCCGCAGGATCGGCCCTTGATTATCAACGCAAAGGTTGATCCGATCCACATCGACGCAATCTTTGTGGGTCAGGATGTGACCTTGCGGCTCGCAGGGCTGGATCAGCGATCCACACCCGAATTGACCGGGCAAGTGGTGCATATCTCGGCAGATGCGTTTGACGATGAGCGCCGCGCGATCACCTATTATCGCGCCAAGATTTCTCTGAGCGAGGCGCAACGCGCGCGGCTGCCAAAGAGCACCACTCTTATCCCCGGCATGCCGGTTGACGCGTTTATGCGCACGGAGGATCGCACACCGATCTCTTATCTGATACAGCCGCTCAGCAACTATTTCGTGCGCGCCTTTCGCGAGTAGCGCGGGCAAAGCCCGAGCGCGGAGCGGCGGCACACAAGGAGGGCGTGATGCCTCATTCAAAGCCTTTCGAGATCAGCGGCACAAGTGTCGCACCCGGCACCCGCCGGACGGTGGATATCCCCGTCAGCACCTTGTCTGATCACACCCCTGTCAACCTCTCGGTGCATGTGATCCATGGCCGTAAGCCCGGCCCGGTGATGTTCGTCTCCGCGGCTATTCACGGTGATGAGGTGATCGGGGCCGAGATCGTTCGCCGCCTGTTGCGCGCGGCCCCGCTGAAATCCATGGCTGGCACCCTTATGACGGTGCCAATCGTGAACACTTACGGCTTTCTGAACAATTCGAGGTATCTGCCTGACAGGCGGGATCTGAACCGCTGTTTCCCCGGCGGGTCGGGCGGATCCATGGCGGCGCGGCTTGCGGATATCTTCATGCGTGAGGTGGTGATGCGCGCTGATATCGGCATTGATCTGCACTCTGCCGCGATCCACCGCACCAACCTGCCGCAGTTGCGGTTGACCCCTGGAAACCCCCGGCTCGAAGCCTTGGCTCGCGCTTTTGCAGCGCCTGTGATGCTGAACTCCAAACTGCGCGAGGGGTCGCTGCGCATGGCGGCCGAGGCCTGCGGTGTCGATGTGTTGCTTTACGAGGCTGGCGAGGGGCTGCGCTTTGACGAGTTGGCGGCGCGGGCGGGTGTCTCGGGCATCCTGCGCGTCATGCGACACCTGGAGATGGTGCCGCAAAAGGGCGTGCCACGCGCGCGGGCGCCAAGCGTGATGTGTGCGCGCTCTGAGTGGTGCCGCGCGCCCGTGGCGGGCCTTTTTCGCGGGTACTTGCCGACCGGGGCTGCGGTGGAGGAGGGGACGGTGCTTGGCGCCATATCGGACCCGTTTGGCGAGACGGAAGTGGAGATCGCGAGCGACATCGCAGGGATCATCATCGGACGCAGCAACATGCCTGGCGTCTATGAGGGCGATGCGCTTTTTCATATCGCCGAGACCCTGCGTGGGGAGGCGGCGGCGGATGGCGTGACGGCGCATCTCGACGCCGCCCCGCTTTATGATGAGGATGAAATTATCTGAGCTGGTCTCAGGTCACCTTGTTGCGGTTTTGTGGGAGAATGAAAATCGATACGGAGATGAGTGCGAAGATCAGCTCATAGACCTCCCATTTCCGGCTGACATCAATCACCGCGATGATCAGGCTTGCCACGAGGGCCACCGCTGCATGGCGCAACCATGGCACCGGCACGGCAAAGCGGTTGGCCAATGCCGCCACCCCGTCCCAGCGCCGAAACGCCCAAGGCAACGCCACCAGATAGAGCAGTATGCACAGCGTCAGGATTGGGCCAAAGAGGGTCTTGGCCAGGTGGAAATCCCCCACCACAAGATTGTGAAAATTTGTCTCAAGCTGCTTGTTGTTTTCCTGAAAGAACTCGCCGGATTCCCAGCCGAAAATCCGCTGACCCCAGCTGATTTCTTCGCCTGCCGCCAAGAAGAACATCAGCGCATAGATCGTCGTCAGCACCATCGCCCCGTGCCGTCCCTTGCCGCCGAGCGAGCGGGAATGGAGCATCAGAACAATGCTGGAGATCAACAAGAAGAGTGCTGTGCCATATTCGACCGCATTATCCTCCGCCGCCCAGACCAGCGTAAAATAGTCTGGGTCCCACAGGTAGATTGCGACGGAGGCCGCCAGAACGGCAATAATTGTGGCCATCAGCGCGGCGTTGACGTAGTGAAGTGTGCTCATCATGCTCTCTCAAGGCTATTTTCTGAGGTGAGATAACGCCGCATGCCCTGCGCTACAAGGTCAAAGCCGCGCACAGGCCCTGCGTGGGCGGCGGGAACCAGCGCACATGAAAAACCCCCGAGGACGGGCCACGGGGGTTATCAATCGTCTGCGTGTCGGTTTCAGCTACCGGGTGCTTATACCATCCCTTCGCGCTGAGCTTTTTTCCGCGCCAGTTTCCGGGCCCGGCGAATCGCTTCAGCTTTCTCGCGCGCTTTTTTCTCTGACGGTTTCTCGAAATGTTGCTTGAGCTTCATTTCCCGAAAAACGCCTTCGCGCTGCAGCTTTTTCTTCAGAGCGCGGAGCGCCTGATCGACATTGTTGTCGCGAACACTAACCTGCATGTGGTGTCACCACCTTCCTAGTCTAGAGTTGCATGAATTGCAGGAAGCTGGCGTATAGCAAAGGCCCGGTGTTTTGTCTAGGGTGCCCGAAAGCGATAGGAGGCCAATATGAGCGATAGCGAAATCAAGGCAAAGTTGCTGGATGCAGCAACAATGCATGTCCCGTTTGACGGCTGGTCCGAGGGGGCGTTTCAAGCCTCTGCGCGCGACGCGGGCATTGATATCGCCGTGGCGCGGGCCGTGTGTCCGCGCGGCGCGGTGGATCTGGCGCTGGCGTTTCACGCGGCGGGCGATGCGGCGATGCTAGAGCGTCTTGCTGCCACCGATCTCAGCGACATGCGGTTTCGCGACCGGGTCGCCGCCGCTGTACGCTTCCGGCTTGAGGCCGCTCAGGACAAGGAGATGGTCCGCCGGGGCACGGCACTTTTCGCGCTACCCCATCACAGCGCGGATGGCGCGCGCGCGATCTGGCAGACCTGCGATCATATCTGGACCGCCTTGGGCGACACGTCGGAGGATGTGAACTGGTACACCAAGCGCGCGATGCTTTCGGCGGTTTATGGCTCTACCGTACTCTATTGGTTGGGCGATCAAAGCATGGATGACGAGGCCACATGGGCCTTTTTGGACCGTCGGATCGACAATGTAATGCAGATCGAGACGGTGAAGGCCAAGGCGCGTGAGAGCAAAATCCTCGGGCCTTTGATAAACGGCCCGCTTGGCCAGATGATGAGCCATATCCGTGCGCCCAAAGGGGCTGCCACCGATCTGCCAGGCCGCTGGTCCGGGCAGTCCTGATCCCCACGCCCTGAATATTTGGAGACCGCCATGAGCGAGATGATGAAAGCTGTTGAGATCACAGCCCCCGGTGGGCCGGACGTGCTCAAGGTCACAAGCCGCCCGCGGCCCGCGCCGCGCCATGGCGAAGTGGTGATCAAAGTGGCCTTCGCGGGGGTAAACCGCCCTGATGCGTTGCAGCGTGCGGGGCTTTATGCACCGCCCAAAGGTGCCAGCGACCTGCCGGGGCTTGAGGCCTCGGGCGAGATTGTCGCGGTTGGCGAGAGGTCCGAGGGCTGGGCGTTGGGTGACAAGGTCTGTGCGCTTTTGCCCGGTGGGGGATATGCCGAATATGTGGCCACACCGGCGGCCCATTGCCTGCCCGTGCCCGAGGGCATGGGGCTGCGTGAGGCGGCGTGCCTGCCCGAGACGTTCTACACCGTCTGGTCCAACGTGTTTCAACGCGGCGCGCTGAAGGCGGGCGAGCGGTTCTTGGTGCATGGCGGCTCCTCGGGGATCGGGACCACGGCGATCCAACTTGCTTCGACACTGGGCGCGCGGGTGTTCACGACCGCTGGGTCGGATGCCAAATGCGCCGTGTGCCGCGATCTGGGAGCGGAAGTGGCAATCAATTATCGCGATGCTGATTTTGTCGAGGTGATGAAGGGGGAGGGGGGCGCTGACCTGATCCTTGATATGGTGGGTGGTGAGTATCTGCCGCGCAACGTCAAGGCCTTGGCCGACGATGGGCGGCTTGTGCAGATCGCGTTCCTTCAGGGGCCGAAAGTGGAGCTGAACTTTGCACCTTTGATGATGCGCCGTCTCACGATCACCGGAAGCACCCTGCGCCCGCAGAGCGATCTGGCCAAGGCGCGGATTGCGCAAGCCCTGCGCGCGGAGGTCTGGCCGCTGCTTGATGCGGGCCGGGTCGCGCCGGTGATGGACAGCACCTATCCTCTGGCCGAGGCGGCGGCGGCCCACGCACATATGGAAAGCTCGACCCATATCGGCAAGATCGTTCTTGAAGTCGGCTGAGGGTATGGGCTTTGTTCAGGTGTTCATCCTTGCGGCGATGGCGGTCAGCGTCGGGCTGAGCGCGTGGGCTATTCGCCGGGATGCGCCGCTGGAGTGGCGCTTTGCGCCCGCGACCTTTGTCGATCTGGATCGCACGGCGGAGTTCGTCACCGTGCTGGACTATACGGCCCCTACTGGACAGGCCCATTCGCCCGCGATTGATCTAAGTGGGCCGTCGCCGCGCGTCCTGTGGTTCGAGGGGTCGGAGGAGGCCAAGGCGGATGTCGATATCTTTGCCAGCGATCTGACCGAGGGCGACGTGTGGCGCGCATCCGCGCCCAAGCGGGTCCTGGCACGCGGGGGGCTGACGGAAACCTTCGCGCCCACAGAATTGGTCGTGACGCTGGGCAACACGATCGAGGATGAGGGGCGTGGCGGGCTTTATGCCACGGTCGTGTCGGTGGGCGGCTGGGCCATGGCGTCGGTCGCGGAGGTGCGTGACGGGGCGGCGCGTAAGCTGAACCTCTCGCCGCTGCTCAACCGCTCGTTTCTCGTGAAGTCACCGATGGTGGCTTATGAGGGCGGTGCGTGGGGTCTGCCTGCTTATTTCGAGATGGGCGGTGCTTACGGTGCGTTGGTGCGGTTTGCACCCGATGGGCGGGTGCGCGACATGCGGCGTATGCCGGGGGCGCAAAAGGGCATTCAGCCGATGATCGTGCCGCTGGACGCAACACGCGCCGTGGCGATCTTGCGTGATTTCGATAGTGCTGCGGGACGGCTTTTGATCTCGCGCACACAAGATGGCGGACAAAGCTGGTCCGAGATGGTGGATGCGGGCGTGGCCAATCCAAGCGCGCCTGTGGCCGCACTGCCGCTCGGAGATGGGCGTATTGTGATGGCGGTGAATGATGATGCCGGGAATGGCGGCGTGCTGCGCCTGACCCTCTCGCACGATGGCGGGGAGAGCTGGGAGGTGCTCCATACGCTTGAGGATGGTCGCGAGGATGCACGCTATCCAATGATGCGGGCTCTGGGCGATGGGCGGATCATGCTGACCTATTCGGTGGGCGCCAAGGGCGGCATCCGCGCGCATGTGTTTTCCGCCGCGTGGGCGGTGGGATCATGAGCGCGTTTGCGGGCAATCTCTGGCTTGCGGTGCTTCTGGGCTGGGCCGCGTGGGGGGTGCTCAGCCTCGGGCTGTCTGCGCCTTGGAGCATTGTGGTGGGGCTTGCGGTCGGGGCCGTCTGCGCCTTTGGGCTGCGCGAGACGCTGGCGCTCAGGGGGGTCGTGGCGGTGCTGGGCCCCATCGGTGTGGTGATCCCGCTTTTGGCGTTGCGGCAGATGGCGGGGGTTTGGGGCGTGCCGGTGCAGCCCTTCGGCACGCCCGAGTTGCTGGTGTTTCTGGTGGCCTATCTGGTGTTTTTGGCGGCGGCTATGGGCGCTTTGCCCGCCGAGATTTACCGGCTTGGTTACGCGCCTTTATGGGTGGCGGGGATCGTGCTTGCGATCTGCGCCTACGGGCTATGGCAGGGCAGCGTTTTTCTACCCGCGCTGGCCGTTCTCGCGCAAATTCTGTGGGCCATGGGGTGGGGCAGCAGCAATTATTTCGACCACATCCTGCATGTGGGGCTGATCCCTGCGGTGCTGATCGTTCTGGTAGTGCGCCTTTTTTCACACTTCACCGGATAGGGTCAAAAAGTGCGTCGCTTAGAGCGCAATCGCGCACAACATCCGGCCCGCAGGCCACTGGGACAAGGGCCTTGCTCAGGCAGATGCGCGCCTCCTGAATACGGCCCGCGCGGCAGGTGATAGTGACCCCGTCTGGCCCAAGCTGAGGGTTTTCCTTGAGAAAAGCCTCCTCCATAACCTTGGCCGGCACCCTGATGGGGCGCGTCAGATTGCGAAACACGTCCGGGCGGGTGATGCCTGCGAACGCCTCGCGCGAGAGGGCGTAATACGCGGGCGCGCTCAGCCCGCTGCATGTGCCGTGCTTCTTCCATTGATGCCACGCAAGGCCGGAACTTCCCATGATATCGGCCATGTCGCGGGTCATGGCGCGCGACGGCGCAGGCTCGGTGGTCTGGCAATTTGCGGGCCAGCCGCGATCATATTGCGGCCAGAGCCCGTGCAGCACCCATCCAGTGTCCGCTGCATCCTCGCATTGCGCCGCCCCGCGTGCGTCACCGTCCAGCGCGCACCATGTGGGGGACCAACTGAGCGCGAGGACATAATAATCAAACTCGCCCGCGCGCCCGCCTTGGGCAAGTGCCGTGGAGGCGGTCAGGATCAAGGCCAGAAGGGCGCGCATGATTTGCTCTTTCATTTCGGGGCGGCTGTGAGTATAGACGGCTCAAGTTCCCCCACAATGGAA
The nucleotide sequence above comes from Roseovarius carneus. Encoded proteins:
- a CDS encoding HlyD family type I secretion periplasmic adaptor subunit; translated protein: MRDAARWSAAKPILVGIASLAALLFGFGAWATLSSISGAVIASGRIEVDQNRQIVQHPDGGVVAEILVEEGDTVRAGDVLLRLDIMQLASRLTIVESQLFELMARRARLEAERDARALPIFDPLLSEVAARDMHVRDLMDGQIRLLAARAETMANRVAQLDKRRDQMRDQIAGVQAQQRALIEQITLIERELADQERLLEMGLAQAARSLALRRERARLNGILGDLSAQKAQAEGRLTEIDIEQGQIVSARREEAITTLRDLQFRELELRERRLALTEQLSRLNIRAPVSGVIYGLTVFAPQSVLRPADPVLYIVPQDRPLIINAKVDPIHIDAIFVGQDVTLRLAGLDQRSTPELTGQVVHISADAFDDERRAITYYRAKISLSEAQRARLPKSTTLIPGMPVDAFMRTEDRTPISYLIQPLSNYFVRAFRE
- the rpsU gene encoding 30S ribosomal protein S21; protein product: MQVSVRDNNVDQALRALKKKLQREGVFREMKLKQHFEKPSEKKAREKAEAIRRARKLARKKAQREGMV
- a CDS encoding exo-alpha-sialidase — protein: MGFVQVFILAAMAVSVGLSAWAIRRDAPLEWRFAPATFVDLDRTAEFVTVLDYTAPTGQAHSPAIDLSGPSPRVLWFEGSEEAKADVDIFASDLTEGDVWRASAPKRVLARGGLTETFAPTELVVTLGNTIEDEGRGGLYATVVSVGGWAMASVAEVRDGAARKLNLSPLLNRSFLVKSPMVAYEGGAWGLPAYFEMGGAYGALVRFAPDGRVRDMRRMPGAQKGIQPMIVPLDATRAVAILRDFDSAAGRLLISRTQDGGQSWSEMVDAGVANPSAPVAALPLGDGRIVMAVNDDAGNGGVLRLTLSHDGGESWEVLHTLEDGREDARYPMMRALGDGRIMLTYSVGAKGGIRAHVFSAAWAVGS
- a CDS encoding type I secretion system permease/ATPase — translated: MTERSGISELRAARRASRSYYWFVGLFSVFVNLLMLTGPLYMLQVYDRVLGSRSVETLVALTGLVAFLYGMMGLLDFARWRVMGRAGARFQTLLDRRVFDATLREAARHPTEIAATDLNDLEAIRRLMTSPVLTAGFDIPFTPIFIAGIWIFHPWLGTLALMGAAILILMAVLNQVITRGVNTEAGMASHQAEIMATQYRSEAETIEALGMRGAAFAAWQTARGTSLDRQVSAADMAGSFSVTTRVFRLFLQSAMLGLGAYLVILGHLTAGAMIASTILLGRALAPIEMVLSQWPLAQRAGQGWRALGGMLARVPPEKTLTKLPRPEAKLVVEHLSVCLPDERMPSLKSVSFAVEPGQALGVIGVTGAGKSTLARAITGLCSPMSGTVRLGGATLDQYGAATRGQHVGYLPQRVQLFDGTVAQNIARMAAVPEDAKVVDAARKADVHEMILGLPDGYNTRVSAVGARLSGGQIQRIGLARAMYGAPVLLVLDEPNSNLDNEGSEAVNSAIKAFKGAGGAALIIAHRPAALRECDLLLMLEDGAVRAFGPRDAVMRDVVRNSAQIAAVKPRAGAA
- a CDS encoding succinylglutamate desuccinylase/aspartoacylase family protein, with the translated sequence MPHSKPFEISGTSVAPGTRRTVDIPVSTLSDHTPVNLSVHVIHGRKPGPVMFVSAAIHGDEVIGAEIVRRLLRAAPLKSMAGTLMTVPIVNTYGFLNNSRYLPDRRDLNRCFPGGSGGSMAARLADIFMREVVMRADIGIDLHSAAIHRTNLPQLRLTPGNPRLEALARAFAAPVMLNSKLREGSLRMAAEACGVDVLLYEAGEGLRFDELAARAGVSGILRVMRHLEMVPQKGVPRARAPSVMCARSEWCRAPVAGLFRGYLPTGAAVEEGTVLGAISDPFGETEVEIASDIAGIIIGRSNMPGVYEGDALFHIAETLRGEAAADGVTAHLDAAPLYDEDEII
- a CDS encoding NAD(P)H-quinone oxidoreductase; the encoded protein is MSEMMKAVEITAPGGPDVLKVTSRPRPAPRHGEVVIKVAFAGVNRPDALQRAGLYAPPKGASDLPGLEASGEIVAVGERSEGWALGDKVCALLPGGGYAEYVATPAAHCLPVPEGMGLREAACLPETFYTVWSNVFQRGALKAGERFLVHGGSSGIGTTAIQLASTLGARVFTTAGSDAKCAVCRDLGAEVAINYRDADFVEVMKGEGGADLILDMVGGEYLPRNVKALADDGRLVQIAFLQGPKVELNFAPLMMRRLTITGSTLRPQSDLAKARIAQALRAEVWPLLDAGRVAPVMDSTYPLAEAAAAHAHMESSTHIGKIVLEVG
- a CDS encoding ribonuclease T2 family protein; its protein translation is MKEQIMRALLALILTASTALAQGGRAGEFDYYVLALSWSPTWCALDGDARGAAQCEDAADTGWVLHGLWPQYDRGWPANCQTTEPAPSRAMTRDMADIMGSSGLAWHQWKKHGTCSGLSAPAYYALSREAFAGITRPDVFRNLTRPIRVPAKVMEEAFLKENPQLGPDGVTITCRAGRIQEARICLSKALVPVACGPDVVRDCALSDALFDPIR
- a CDS encoding COQ9 family protein, encoding MSDSEIKAKLLDAATMHVPFDGWSEGAFQASARDAGIDIAVARAVCPRGAVDLALAFHAAGDAAMLERLAATDLSDMRFRDRVAAAVRFRLEAAQDKEMVRRGTALFALPHHSADGARAIWQTCDHIWTALGDTSEDVNWYTKRAMLSAVYGSTVLYWLGDQSMDDEATWAFLDRRIDNVMQIETVKAKARESKILGPLINGPLGQMMSHIRAPKGAATDLPGRWSGQS